Proteins encoded together in one Rhinopithecus roxellana isolate Shanxi Qingling chromosome 3, ASM756505v1, whole genome shotgun sequence window:
- the SRP19 gene encoding signal recognition particle 19 kDa protein, with protein sequence MACAAARSPADQDRFICIYPAYLNNKKTIAEGRRIPISKAVENPTATEIQDVCSAVGLNVFLEKNKMYSREWNRDVQYRGRVRVQLKQEDGSLCLVQFPSRKSVMLYAAEMIPKLKTRTQKAGGADQSLQQGEGSKKGKGKKKK encoded by the exons ATGGCTTGCGCTGCGGCGCGGTCCCCGGCGGACCAGGACAG GTTTATTTGTATCTATCCtgcttatttaaataataagaagaCCATCGCAGAGGGAAGGCGAATCCCCATAAGTAAG GCTGTTGAAAATCCTACAGCTACAGAGATTCAAGATGTATGTTCAGCAGTTGGACTTAACGTATTTCTTGAG aaaaataaaatgtactctaGAGAATGGAATCGTGATGTCCAATACAGAGGCAGAGTCCGGGTCCAGCTCAAACAGGAAGATGGCAGCCTCTGCCTTGTGCAGTTCCCATCAC GTAAGTCAGTAATGTTGTATGCAGCAGAAATGATACCTAAACTAAAAACAAGGACACAAAAAGCAGGAGGTGCTGACCAAAGTCTTCAACAAGGAGAGGGAAgtaaaaaagggaaaggaaagaaaaagaagtaa